GtagattatatatattaattcagTAAAGTGGGAGCATCTCAAAGAGTCATAAGTTGTTATTTTAACTTCTTCTTTATTTGGTTGGAATATTTAAAGTCAGGTCCTGAAAACCAGATCaaagcatttataaatattgtgaggattttcattttgataTCAGATTATTGAAGTAGTGGCAGTGGTAACAATGGAAATAAGTGTAGTTCTAATGAACATATTAACAAATGTGCACATTATTCAAGCATGTGGGACAGCATTGCTAACATTTTACCCAACAGGTTTTGTCAATACCAGCACCTCTGTGaatttagaaatgtaaaaatgtccTCCTGGAAAGAAGACAGGCATGAATAAATGACTTTGTTAATTTGCACCTTATACTGTTAACCTTTGACCTTGATAGATGCACACAGAGAAGCTGTCAGCAGGTTAATGGCAATCACTTTATAGCCTCATTCTTTGGAAAAGAGCCTGAAATAAAAGAACTTGTCCATTAAATATAACATGTGACTCTCTTGATAATCTCTTTGTCTATAAATCCTTTGTGTGGATGATTCAGCATCTCGGGAAAAGACTCATAATGAACTGAAGTAGTGGCCAAATAGTAGTGTGCTAGTTTAACGTGATCTGTAATTTAATAATGCACACACTGCATTCTCAAAATGCCAGAGATTATTATtctaagaataataataataataataataataataaaaataataataaatgttatgaaTGCTATAATACAGCAAACTCATAATAAGAAGCTATAACTTGCAAATGTGAAATACTAACATATGAGTTCTCTGTGGTATCTACTGTATGCAGTTATTTTAATCTCAGAATGCCATAacattagttttatatatactgtgtaatAGAACACTGTTTAAATGAGCATAGTTCATTCAATAAGGAGTGTAAGCAAACATAATCAAAGTCTTGGTTTTTCAATAGACTTCTAGGATGATTCTTTAAAATACACAGAAGTACAAATCTTCAAATATATATGCGAGGCACAGCCGGAGGAGTGAAGTCCCAAGGCAGCAGATGgtcgacgactgaccaaggcggagccggagggacgagggagcccagCAGAGCTGGTGGACTGACGGGCCACGAgaggagggagctaggagctGTGGTGGAGGGCCGAGGCGGAGTCCAGGACTCAGAGGCTGGAGGCGGAGACAAGGGATCCTCCAGACACGACACAGATGGAGACTGGCAGACACACGGCGATCCCACCGCACAGATGCACAGggtgagcagaggggctgctAGGAGACAGTGGTGGCGATGGTGAGGACTGATATAGGGGAGGTGGGAGAGCAAGGCTTGGTGGGAGTTCATGATGTTCAGGGGACTTAGGAACAGTGTGTGCTGTCCACACACACCATAAGGCCACTTCCAGTACCGAGAGGGCCAGTAATAGGGAAACGACCCCAGCGGTCGAGACAGGACTGATGGACAGTTCAGGATGGACAGATAGTTCAGGGCAGACTTATAGAGTTCATAAATGGCCTCCTTGGCCATAACAGGGCAGGCAGAGAGATCAGGGCAGACAGACAGTTCATTCATGGCCTCCATGGCCATATCAGGACAGGAAGATGACGGAAGACTGGGTAACTCagaaaagaaatcaattaaatctccCGAGTCCTgcctcagctcaccctcagcggTGGTGCAGTGGGTGGGGCTTTCCTCCGCGTTCCTGCGTTCCATTGCATCATACACTGTCTCGTGCAACACCCCAAAAAAATAcggtaataaaaaaataataataaataacaattttaaaggAAGAAAGAGCTTTGCTTTCTCCTTCTCCTGTTATGTTGTATAACATTACTATCACCCCTCTTAATTCAAGACTTTTGATACAAGTTATTCTGTACAatgccattattattattattatattgttgttgttgttctatgtgttgtttaaataaacattgtatctgacttttataaataaaacttttattttgaaaaaagcGTATAGTCTTtccgttttgttttttttagctcGACTTCCTGCTTGCTTGTTTTCGACTTCGCAGAGTTGGCTAAGTTAACTAACGATATAGTGTATCGATCGTTGTGTGTCAGCTGTATTATAATTTTATCGTCGAGGAGGTAATAATGTCGGGGGGAACTCGACTGGAGAACGCCAATCCTCTGATATTTCAGCGATCGGGGGAAAGACTCCTGACTGCCACTGATGAAGATGAGGATGTAGCAGATCCCATCGATGACAGGGAGATCTTCGATATCCTTTCAAAGCACGAAACTAACTACTTTGACATGTCAGCCTCGTTGCTGTAAATTATTTGCGATAATGACAGTTGTACTTACAAACTGCGTTAGCTCAGAAACCCCGTTTAATGCATTTTGAGTCAGACCTTAACATCTTTACATCTGATCAGATCGATCAATGACCCCGAGCACCCACTGTCCCTCGAAGAGCTCAATGTCGTGGAACAAATGCGAGTCAATGTGagtcttatctatctatctatctatctatcgttctatctatcgttctatctatctatgtatcgtTCTATTTTTCTACAATGTGTTTGAGTAGGTGAATGATGAGGAGAGCGCTGTGTCTGTGGAGTTCACACCGACCATCCCACACTGCAGTATGGCCACACTCATTGGTCTGTCCATCAAAGTCAAGCTTCTGCGCTCTCTTCCTGACAGATTTAAGGTCATTTTAGTGAGCAGCCAAACACATTTAAGCTTACATTAGGCTTTTGGGATTCTCATCTTACGTTAAgtcatttgttattttctttttgttgttaGATTGATGTTCACATCACACCTGGCACACATGCCTCAGAGGATGCAGGTAAATGCCCGATATACAATTCAAAACAAGTTTAAATGGATacacttcacccaaaaatgaaaattctgtaatcatttttTCACCCTCCTGTATGAGGTTGTTTTCTCTGTTGAACGCAaactaatatattttgaagaatgtgggttaacaacagttgatggtccctgATGACTTCCACAATATGGGGGTATGGGGGTGGGGGATACTGTGGAGGTCAGTGGGGACCATTAACTGTAAATGATGAGTACACTAAAtaagttgagtaaatgatgacagaatttgtcATTCTTGGCTGAACTTTAACCCTGTAAAGTCTAAGACATGTGAAATGGAATGAaaatggaacagtttattgCACCTTTagacaaaatcaaaaaaaaaaaaaaagtttgcgaatgtgttttatgtttcgtatcatatttgatacatcacGCTTTTATGGCCTAGTTATACAGTCATAATATAGAGCTCACATGCTCGTGGATGAAAAACAAGTCTATTTAATTTAAAGGCCCAAGCTGAGAAAAacaatatgcaatttggtgcataTGTTGTTATTTATATGCCCATAATGTAAGATCAATTTCTAAAAGCTATTTTTAtgaatcaatgagatctttataaaaTTATAGCAGAATACTGAATGTTGTGTGCATATGCATAtaatttatctatctatctatctatatatctatctatatatatatatatatgtatgtgtgtgtgtgtcttataTGTCTTGATATATATGTTACATTTCAATGCTTTTTGGGGGCAAAACATGATGAAATGCAATTCAGACGCctcaaaagtgttttattttatacataaattttaatgtgatttttctaACAAATGATGTGTGGATAATCAAGCAAATCTAAGTTGCTTCCATCCAGTAGGCTAATTGTTCATCTTaaaattaacaatattaaaatgattcttatgtttattttataaaaaatcattatatttcaaaacaaaaagacCTAAAGCTGTATGGTTGTAGAATTACACTAAAAGGCCTTTTATGTACTAATAAAAGTATAAACTATCAATTAGATGACAAAACTGTGTGCAACTGGTTTGTCAGCATCAAGTTTTGATCACgttagaggccttagaaattcACGTGTAAAACATTATACAGCAGGCTGTATATAGTTAAGGTCAGGAATATGTTTCTATTACACAGCaccctgtttttatttttaaataaaaattcacttgtgtttttttcctCCAGTCAATAAGCAGCTTGCAGACAAAGAGAGAGTGGCAGCAGCTCTGGAGAACTCTCAGCTGCTGGAGGTGGTCAACCAGTGTCTGTCCACCAGAACCATGTGATCCCAACAATCCCAGCGCTGTCGTGTAGTCCTTTGACAGATCAGGATTGAACTCTTACAGGCAAGCCAGAGTTGAGAGATAATTACagcgttaatattttttgctTCTCTTATATATCTAGTGCTGTACTCGATAAGCAGCACCAGATCAGGAGGACTGTTTAGTGCTCATAAAGTAAGCGATGCATCCAAATtgagtttaaaaatgtatcaggaAAAGAAACAATGGTAATAGAGAATTTATGTGGAAACAGTATTTTTCCCGTTTGACAGTATGTGAATACAGAAAGAAACGTCATTCTGTAATTATGCCATATATTTGTGAATATGTACAAAATGACTTTTAGAGGGTGGTGGACTTTTCAAAGAAAATTCATGTTGGTCAAAATGGAGAAAGTGTACAACAGAAATAATTTGCACTGCAGTGTTTTGTACATCTTGTTTttgccaataaaaaaaatattgaaatatgttaaatcagttttattagtttaattaaaaatgctcAATCACTTAACCATAAGCAAACAGTATTTTTCTATGGCCAGTTGTAGAGCAGAGGAGTGCTTTGAAGTTTCAGCTATATAGTGATTAGTAGGTAACGGTtttgaaaagttaaaaaatacaTAGACGTACTTTGTATACTGTGGTATAAATATttcggtagcactttattttacagcccTGTTCCTcatgtacatactatgtacttattatattaattacaataactaggtactaaccctgaacTTACCCTACCCCATGTACTTACTAGGTATTACCAGAACTTTCTTAGGTAGGTACACTGAAAGTACATGTAAGTACACATActgaaaataaagtgcaaccactATTTCATTTCCACAGATATATCAGATAAATGGCTTCACTGGTATATGGATATATCATTACTTTTACACTAGACACTTCATAATACAGGCAGGGTAACTTCTGTAGATTTAGCCATTGTTAACCTTCATCACTGACCAACTGATAGTGCACTCTATATTACTCCATTTTGAGAGATAAATGTTCAAATCAAACTAGGGAATGACAAGAATCACGTGTTCTTATgattttttatgaaaatgataGTCTTTAATACATGACCTGTGTTATAA
The sequence above is a segment of the Onychostoma macrolepis isolate SWU-2019 chromosome 07, ASM1243209v1, whole genome shotgun sequence genome. Coding sequences within it:
- the ciao2b gene encoding cytosolic iron-sulfur assembly component 2B, whose product is MSGGTRLENANPLIFQRSGERLLTATDEDEDVADPIDDREIFDLIRSINDPEHPLSLEELNVVEQMRVNVNDEESAVSVEFTPTIPHCSMATLIGLSIKVKLLRSLPDRFKIDVHITPGTHASEDAVNKQLADKERVAAALENSQLLEVVNQCLSTRTM